Proteins encoded in a region of the Triticum dicoccoides isolate Atlit2015 ecotype Zavitan chromosome 3A, WEW_v2.0, whole genome shotgun sequence genome:
- the LOC119268007 gene encoding chaperone protein dnaJ 72-like: protein MGDHYGTLGVRPDATKAEVKAAFRRRALRDHPDRHAQSGDAGARAEAARRFRQASDAYHVLSDDQRRAEYDLRLRSSSYVRTSSSTWASSSGSHGYGYGHRESSWRRPPPGGGGASVGYDWGLLLKAMTRRRFLLNLGFSSVLLSGAAFLDGSILELWNMNNSGKSFEEAMESIEKVKGGKGNR, encoded by the exons ATGGGCGACCACTACGGTACGCTTGGGGTGCGGCCCGACGCTACCAAGGCCGAGGTCAAGGCCGCCTTCCGCCGCCGCGCCCTGCGCGACCACCCCGACCGCCACGCTCAATCCGGCGACGCCGGTGCCCGAGCCGAAGCCGCGCGGCGCTTCCGCCAGGCCTCCGACGCCTACCACGTCCTCTCCGACGACCAAAGGAGGGCCGAGTACGACCTCCGTCTCCGCTCTTCCTCCTATGTCCGCACATCCTCCTCCACCTGGGCCTCCTCCTCGGGTTCGCACGGCTACGGCTACGGGCACAGAGAAAGTTCTTGGCGGCGGCCGCCTCCGGGAGGCGGAGGCGCATCGGTGGGATACGATTGGGGCTTGTTGCTGAAGGCGATGACTCGGCGAAGGTTCCTTCTCAATCTCGGCTTCTCCAG TGTATTGCTTTCTGGTGCAGCTTTTCTTGATGGAAGTATTCTGGAACTCTGGAACATGAATAACTCTGGG AAATCATTTGAAGAAGCAATGGAGTCGATTGAGAAGGTAAAAGGGGGAAAGGGGAATAGGTAG